In Leptospira stimsonii, a single window of DNA contains:
- a CDS encoding SpoIIE family protein phosphatase, with translation MSEDHCRIQYSRLDEINEEVLNSSDIEKSLRNVWQNHLNESHESIEWGNYSELDKTPSMQISPRMYRSLKNKNKIKILTIYYLIKDGDNIYEIAYPFQIYSKTVHSIAITFLIIILITALSIILLFPYFFYRGLIRPLLGLLNGVKEVNEGKYNVKIPIHAEDEIGFLSRSFNHMVDSIRSSQERLKEFAETLEEKVKKRTFELQQSLDKVQELKTKQDSDYYLTSLLIQPLAQNKSDSENVFVEFLTEQKKKFQFKRWSSEIGGDLCVSSKISLKGRNYTAILNGDAMGKSMQGAGGALVLGSVFKAILERSRYLDIMSSYPETWLKNTFIELHNIFISFDGTMLASGFISLLDDESGLLYYVNAAHPLPVFYRQGIAMFLPHKYQYRKLGMQISLETDLFINLFKLEPDDVIIIASDGREDILIEDENGENMNDNEDFFLQCVELGNGRLQNILQEIKSRGEIVDDISLIRVEYKPVQVKNEIHTGEYEEIINRAEKEFRQRNYENAISVLHSLTDLNDDYKKDARILKQLTKSYFQTKNYKKTLNVALSYLEIAPEESEIIFIIVECYWFEGDLKRAADFGERLRLRSPEHKKNSILLSEIYKTLGKYDRAKSMIAEIKYFEKGEYPF, from the coding sequence TTGTCCGAAGATCATTGTAGAATCCAATATAGCAGGTTAGATGAAATTAACGAAGAAGTTTTAAATAGTAGTGATATTGAAAAAAGTTTGCGAAACGTCTGGCAAAATCACTTAAATGAATCTCATGAGAGTATAGAATGGGGGAATTATTCCGAATTAGATAAAACACCTTCGATGCAAATCTCACCAAGGATGTATCGCTCCCTTAAAAATAAAAATAAAATTAAAATCTTAACGATCTACTATCTGATCAAAGATGGAGATAATATCTACGAAATCGCGTATCCTTTTCAGATTTATTCAAAAACCGTTCATTCGATCGCTATTACATTCTTAATAATAATATTGATTACGGCTCTTTCCATTATTCTTCTTTTTCCGTATTTCTTTTACCGCGGCCTAATACGACCACTTTTGGGTCTTCTAAACGGAGTAAAAGAAGTCAACGAAGGAAAATATAACGTGAAAATTCCTATTCACGCGGAAGACGAAATTGGATTTTTATCCAGATCTTTCAATCATATGGTCGATTCGATCCGATCTTCGCAAGAGAGACTGAAAGAATTTGCTGAAACCTTAGAAGAGAAAGTAAAGAAAAGAACTTTCGAACTACAGCAAAGTTTAGATAAAGTTCAAGAATTGAAGACAAAACAAGACTCAGACTATTATCTAACTTCACTTCTCATTCAGCCTCTTGCTCAGAATAAATCAGACTCTGAAAACGTTTTTGTAGAATTTTTGACAGAGCAGAAAAAAAAGTTTCAGTTCAAGCGATGGTCTTCCGAGATCGGAGGGGACCTTTGCGTATCAAGTAAAATTTCTCTCAAAGGAAGAAATTATACGGCAATTTTAAACGGAGATGCCATGGGTAAATCGATGCAAGGGGCCGGGGGAGCACTTGTACTTGGATCCGTATTTAAAGCGATATTAGAACGGTCCCGTTACTTGGACATTATGAGTTCTTATCCCGAAACGTGGCTGAAAAACACTTTCATAGAACTCCATAATATTTTTATTAGCTTCGATGGTACAATGTTGGCTTCCGGATTCATATCCTTGCTCGACGACGAATCCGGATTACTGTACTACGTAAATGCAGCACACCCTTTACCAGTTTTTTATCGTCAAGGCATTGCGATGTTCCTACCTCATAAGTATCAATACCGAAAACTCGGAATGCAGATCAGCTTAGAAACCGACTTGTTCATCAATTTATTCAAACTAGAACCGGACGATGTAATTATAATCGCGTCCGATGGACGAGAAGATATCCTAATCGAAGACGAAAATGGCGAGAACATGAACGATAATGAAGATTTCTTTCTCCAATGTGTCGAATTAGGAAACGGTCGCTTACAAAATATTCTGCAAGAGATAAAAAGCAGAGGGGAAATAGTGGACGATATTTCTCTCATTCGAGTTGAATATAAACCAGTGCAGGTAAAAAACGAGATTCATACTGGGGAATATGAGGAAATCATAAATAGGGCCGAAAAGGAATTTAGACAACGGAACTACGAAAATGCCATCTCAGTCCTTCATTCTTTGACGGATCTGAATGACGATTATAAAAAGGATGCGAGAATATTAAAACAGCTAACAAAGTCATATTTTCAAACTAAAAACTACAAGAAGACACTGAATGTCGCCTTATCTTATTTGGAAATCGCGCCGGAAGAGTCCGAGATTATTTTTATTATCGTAGAATGCTATTGGTTTGAGGGAGATCTAAAACGAGCGGCAGATTTCGGAGAACGTCTAAGACTTAGATCTCCTGAACACAAAAAGAATTCAATTCTACTCTCTGAAATTTACAAGACTTTAGGAAAATATGATAGAGCCAAGTCAATGATTGCTGAGATAAAATATTTTGAAAAAGGCGAGTATCCATTTTGA
- the ccrA gene encoding crotonyl-CoA carboxylase/reductase, which produces MSQIESVPIGTLPPLGQVPKKMYAQVVRPERFGDPIKAIQEELIDVPEIAPDEVLVAVMAAGVNYNNVWAALGFPVDVIGARNKKGEPEKFHIGGSDASGIVYKVGADVKNVKVGDEVVLHCGIWDKNDPWVKAGKDPMFAPSQLIWGYETNWGSFAQFCKVQDHQCLPKPKHLSWEEAAAYMLVGATAYRMLHHWKPNDVQKDDVVLIWGGAGGLGAMAIQIVKAAGGIPIAVVSEDDKFDFCMKLGAAGVINRKKFNHWGALTSEINKMEKFAEWTKAAREFGKAIWDIAGKGNNPKIVFEHPGETTIPTSMFVCETGGMVVICAGTTGFNATVDLRYLWMRQKRLQGSHFANDENSKGLNDLVIEKKVDPCLSKTFAWNETATSHQLMKENKHPAGNMSILVGADKPGLGKK; this is translated from the coding sequence ATGAGCCAAATTGAATCCGTTCCAATCGGAACCCTCCCACCCTTGGGACAGGTTCCTAAAAAAATGTATGCACAGGTCGTTCGTCCCGAGCGTTTCGGCGATCCGATCAAAGCAATTCAGGAAGAACTCATCGATGTTCCAGAAATAGCTCCGGACGAGGTGCTCGTCGCGGTAATGGCCGCCGGTGTAAATTATAACAATGTTTGGGCCGCTCTCGGATTTCCCGTAGATGTGATCGGCGCAAGAAACAAAAAAGGCGAACCCGAAAAGTTTCATATCGGCGGATCCGATGCGTCCGGTATCGTTTATAAAGTCGGGGCCGATGTTAAGAATGTAAAGGTCGGAGACGAAGTCGTTCTTCACTGCGGAATCTGGGATAAAAACGATCCTTGGGTAAAAGCAGGAAAAGATCCGATGTTCGCACCTTCTCAGTTGATCTGGGGGTACGAAACGAACTGGGGTTCTTTCGCGCAATTCTGCAAAGTGCAAGACCATCAGTGCCTTCCAAAACCAAAACACCTTTCTTGGGAAGAAGCCGCCGCTTACATGTTAGTCGGTGCGACCGCTTATAGAATGCTTCATCACTGGAAACCGAACGACGTACAAAAAGACGACGTCGTTTTGATCTGGGGAGGAGCGGGTGGACTCGGTGCAATGGCGATTCAAATCGTAAAAGCCGCAGGAGGAATTCCGATCGCAGTAGTTTCCGAAGACGATAAGTTCGACTTCTGTATGAAGTTAGGCGCCGCGGGAGTCATCAATCGTAAGAAGTTCAACCACTGGGGAGCTCTGACTTCCGAGATCAACAAGATGGAAAAATTCGCGGAATGGACCAAGGCCGCTCGAGAATTCGGAAAGGCGATCTGGGACATAGCCGGAAAAGGAAATAACCCGAAGATCGTTTTCGAACATCCGGGTGAAACCACGATTCCAACTTCTATGTTCGTTTGTGAAACCGGAGGAATGGTTGTCATTTGCGCGGGAACCACCGGTTTCAATGCAACCGTTGACCTACGTTATCTCTGGATGAGACAAAAACGTCTTCAAGGTTCTCACTTTGCAAACGACGAAAATTCAAAAGGTCTCAACGATCTCGTGATCGAGAAAAAAGTGGATCCTTGTCTTTCCAAAACTTTTGCTTGGAACGAGACCGCGACTTCTCACCAGTTGATGAAAGAAAACAAACATCCCGCCGGGAACATGTCCATTCTCGTAGGAGCCGATAAACCGGGATTAGGAAAAAAATAA
- a CDS encoding M43 family zinc metalloprotease, which yields MSPYGYNGYYYVNQFINNSIPSGQLNAVDFNFPTNPGTINASASILTNCRTLDSDERSFSATSGTSSSNGLSKVWANRKKLNVNLIFIKDGNTRAYPNPTQAGLQTALDRWKSIYSQNSAKIDIQFTSTELDSSEFLTLASLSTDSYNTTGSLGKLFSSTSSVQSDVALNLYIAREETEVGGVLGISGGIPGTVGLKGTPQSGMIVFIEPHRSSGALGSILSAADQNFLGDTMAHEASHFLGLFHIVESAGQSGAGIPNYTMDPLIETPICTSAKNTNGNGRVDISECSGTGFFDSGSLNLMFWAGDGVTQQTQLTGEQGWVLRMNPLVY from the coding sequence ATGAGTCCTTACGGTTACAACGGTTATTATTATGTGAATCAGTTTATCAACAATTCAATTCCCTCGGGACAATTGAACGCGGTTGATTTCAACTTCCCGACCAATCCCGGCACGATCAACGCAAGCGCTTCGATCCTCACAAACTGCAGAACCTTGGATTCGGACGAACGATCTTTCTCTGCGACAAGCGGGACTTCCAGCTCCAACGGTTTGAGTAAGGTTTGGGCAAATCGCAAAAAATTGAACGTGAATCTTATCTTTATTAAGGACGGTAACACTCGGGCTTATCCGAATCCGACACAGGCCGGTTTGCAGACGGCGCTCGATCGTTGGAAATCGATTTATTCTCAGAACTCGGCAAAGATCGACATTCAATTTACTTCGACAGAATTGGATTCTTCCGAATTCCTAACTCTTGCGTCGTTATCGACCGACTCCTATAACACGACCGGCAGTTTAGGAAAACTTTTCTCTTCCACTTCTTCGGTCCAATCCGATGTCGCATTAAATCTTTATATTGCGAGGGAGGAAACGGAAGTCGGAGGCGTTCTCGGAATTTCAGGCGGAATTCCGGGTACCGTCGGACTCAAGGGGACTCCTCAATCAGGAATGATCGTATTTATCGAACCTCATCGTTCTTCGGGTGCCCTCGGATCGATCCTGAGCGCCGCGGATCAGAACTTTTTAGGCGACACAATGGCGCATGAAGCTTCTCACTTTTTAGGATTATTTCATATCGTGGAAAGCGCAGGTCAAAGCGGGGCGGGTATTCCGAATTATACGATGGACCCGCTGATCGAAACTCCGATCTGCACCTCCGCGAAAAACACAAACGGAAACGGTAGAGTCGATATCAGCGAATGTAGCGGGACCGGTTTTTTCGATTCCGGTTCTCTGAATCTCATGTTTTGGGCGGGAGACGGCGTGACCCAGCAAACTCAACTTACCGGAGAACAAGGCTGGGTTTTAAGAATGAACCCGCTTGTCTATTGA
- a CDS encoding dual specificity protein phosphatase family protein: MQIPKAILLTQCLQNDFTALLEKYDPLPNALHVGYQESKRLLGEMVEYGPIHSLIEWAYSVEPYDLWIVHIRDWHDASDSSQKDHLRQFGPHCIQNTKGAEFVFESWLQEEQKKRHRIVEASGLNDFVKTNLEKILEPLKEHPLKVGISGVWTEAKVQFLAYDIKTRYPQWEIAICSALTASSSIGMHFIALDQMKEILGIKIFPSIGAFTSFLNGSVPNLEKRITHSRISTDHFRFEEDYKVNETDEKLLLFLFRDCKDVEFKCLDGGFSGNVVLKSKSIDHLGHSQVPSVIKIGPRDLIARERIAFERIEEVLGNNAPSIVDFAELEDRGAIKYRYAAMLEGNVRTFQKAYETTEDIQDLIRILDTVFRKQLAKLYDASVQEKLNLLEYYDFQSKYAPGVRKRIEAIIGKPAIGEWIEIVSGLIVPNVCNFYEEDLVSLKEYVSISHFTSYIHGDLNGANIILDAQNNVWLIDFFHTHKGHILKDLIKLENDILYIFTKIENLEEWKEAIELSDVLLKVADLGTPLPPNPRKPWKHSKINKAYSIIAHLRSYYSSLIKMDRDPYQLHTGALRYAMHTLSFDESNDWQKKWALYSGTLCVAGIREFIQRSKILRIDFLKSGSNKEEISRIGLTILPGRKDRERDLPEDIQTIQKEGITHILCLLTENEFSEYGVKNLKEEYKSRGLNVYYCPVLDQTAPSLEQAIAALKWMELALSQKKRLLIHCVGGLGRSGTFAAAYMIWKEKLSSSEAISIVRESRSERAIESKVQEEFLSNLETKTINKNIN; this comes from the coding sequence ATGCAAATTCCAAAAGCAATTCTTCTAACTCAATGTCTTCAAAACGATTTTACGGCCCTCCTTGAAAAATATGATCCACTTCCGAATGCATTGCATGTGGGTTATCAAGAGTCAAAGCGATTGTTAGGCGAAATGGTGGAATACGGCCCGATCCACTCTTTGATCGAATGGGCTTATTCCGTAGAACCGTATGATCTCTGGATCGTTCATATTCGAGATTGGCACGACGCTTCGGATTCTTCTCAAAAGGATCATCTTCGTCAATTCGGACCGCATTGTATTCAAAATACCAAAGGCGCGGAATTCGTTTTCGAATCTTGGCTTCAAGAGGAACAAAAGAAAAGACACCGAATCGTAGAAGCTTCCGGACTAAACGATTTCGTAAAAACGAATCTGGAGAAAATTCTTGAACCTTTGAAGGAACATCCTCTGAAAGTGGGAATTTCCGGAGTTTGGACCGAGGCAAAAGTTCAATTTCTTGCTTACGATATCAAAACGAGATATCCGCAATGGGAGATTGCGATATGCTCCGCCCTAACCGCATCTTCTTCCATCGGAATGCACTTTATCGCTTTAGATCAGATGAAAGAAATTTTAGGAATCAAAATCTTTCCTTCCATCGGTGCTTTTACTTCTTTCTTAAATGGAAGTGTTCCGAATTTAGAAAAGAGAATCACACATTCCAGAATTTCCACGGACCATTTCAGATTCGAAGAAGATTATAAAGTAAACGAAACGGATGAAAAATTACTCCTGTTCCTTTTTAGAGACTGCAAAGACGTCGAGTTCAAATGTCTCGACGGAGGATTTTCAGGAAACGTCGTTCTAAAATCCAAATCGATCGATCACTTAGGTCATAGCCAGGTTCCATCCGTGATCAAAATCGGTCCGCGGGACCTGATTGCAAGGGAAAGAATCGCCTTCGAACGAATCGAAGAAGTTCTCGGAAACAACGCGCCGTCCATCGTAGATTTCGCGGAGTTAGAAGATCGAGGAGCGATTAAATATCGTTATGCGGCAATGTTAGAAGGGAACGTCAGGACGTTTCAAAAAGCATACGAAACCACGGAAGACATCCAAGATTTAATAAGGATCTTGGACACAGTATTTCGAAAACAACTGGCCAAGCTCTACGATGCATCCGTTCAAGAAAAATTAAATTTATTAGAATATTATGATTTTCAATCTAAATATGCACCCGGAGTCCGAAAAAGAATCGAGGCGATAATCGGAAAACCGGCAATCGGGGAATGGATCGAAATCGTTTCGGGTTTAATCGTTCCGAACGTCTGTAATTTTTACGAAGAGGACTTGGTATCGCTTAAAGAATATGTTTCCATTTCCCATTTTACTTCTTATATTCACGGAGATCTCAACGGCGCCAATATCATCCTGGACGCACAGAACAACGTCTGGTTGATCGATTTCTTCCACACACATAAAGGACATATTCTTAAAGACTTAATTAAACTTGAAAACGATATTCTCTACATCTTTACCAAAATAGAAAATTTAGAAGAATGGAAAGAGGCCATAGAACTTAGCGATGTCCTACTTAAAGTCGCAGATCTTGGAACACCACTACCGCCAAATCCGAGAAAACCCTGGAAACATTCCAAAATAAACAAGGCGTATTCCATCATAGCGCATCTTAGATCATATTATTCTTCCCTAATTAAGATGGATCGAGATCCTTATCAGCTTCATACGGGAGCGTTACGTTACGCGATGCATACGCTATCTTTTGACGAGTCCAACGACTGGCAAAAAAAATGGGCGCTCTATTCGGGAACTCTTTGTGTCGCGGGAATCAGAGAATTCATCCAGAGATCCAAAATTCTTCGAATTGATTTTCTCAAATCCGGCTCAAATAAGGAGGAGATTTCTCGCATCGGGCTTACGATTCTTCCCGGCCGAAAGGATCGGGAAAGAGATTTGCCGGAGGACATTCAAACGATTCAAAAGGAAGGAATCACGCACATTCTTTGTTTACTCACTGAGAACGAGTTCTCGGAATACGGAGTCAAGAATCTCAAAGAAGAATATAAAAGTCGCGGGTTAAACGTATATTACTGCCCTGTCTTGGATCAAACTGCACCTTCACTGGAACAAGCAATTGCCGCCCTGAAGTGGATGGAGCTCGCACTTTCACAAAAGAAAAGACTGCTCATTCATTGCGTTGGAGGCTTGGGACGCTCTGGCACGTTCGCCGCGGCGTATATGATCTGGAAAGAAAAGCTGAGTTCAAGCGAAGCTATCTCCATCGTTAGAGAATCCAGAAGCGAAAGGGCGATCGAATCCAAGGTTCAAGAAGAATTCTTGTCCAATTTGGAGACAAAAACGATCAATAAAAATATAAATTAG